The bacterium DNA segment GGCGAGTCGCGCCTGCAATCGCGCAACACGGTCGGGAATTTCCCGGGCTGAGCCGAAGGTTTCGCCTCGCGGCGATCGTCGTGCCGCTCGACGGGCGACGCCCCCCGCAGACCTGTCTTCGCGCGACGTGCCCTGCGTCACCTTTTTGCAGGACTCGAACGCGTGCGTCTTTCCCTCGCCCCCACCCGGCGCGGATCGTGTAGGCTAAGACTCGACGAGCGAGTGAATCCAACGCGAGGACGGGGCGCGAACGTTGGCAACAGACGGTCTTCAGACGGGGCAGGCTTCCCAACAGACGACGGAAACCTCGCGGTTCGACTTCGAACGACTCGAGCGGGCCGTGTCCTTCCTGATCGAGGAGCACGAGCGCCTCTCCAGCGAGAAGGCAGCCCTTCTCGAAGAGCTCGTGGAGCGCGAGTCCCGCATAACATCGCTCGAGGCGAAGCTCGATCGTGAGCGAGCACTGCGCGCGACCGCCGTGGAAGGCGTCGACAAGATCGTCGTGCGCCTCGAGCAGCTCCGGGCGAGTGCCTCGGCGGCGGCGGAGCCCGCATGAGCGACGAGTCGAAGTCTTCGTCGGTCGTCGCCGTCCGGATCGCCGGGCACGAGTACAAGATCCGCAGCGACGGCGACCCCGACGGGCTGAAGGAGATCGCCGGCTACGTGGATCGCGCGATGGCGCGGGTCCGTGAGCGAACCGGAACCGTCGACACCTTCGACGTCGCGGTGCTGACGTGCCTGAATCTCGCCCGTGAGATCCTGGCGCTGCGCGAAGCCCGGACGCCGGAAGGATCCACCGCGATCGAGGACGACAAGCTGCGCTCGCTGATCGAGAACGTCGAGGCCGCGCTGCTCGTTCAGCCGATGACCGACGCCGTCGAGGAAACCGCACCCGCCACGGCAGAACGGGGTGCGACGACCCTCGAGCTGCCGAGCTTCGAGAGCCTTCGGGAGCGGGACGACGGCGAGGCGGCCGCGGCCGATCTCGAGGCGCCCCGGGTCGCCGCAGGCGGCCGCGACCGGGCCTCCTGACCGACGGTCCCGCCGCCTCCGGTGTCGCCCGCCAGGAACGACGAGAAGGCGGAGCTGCGTCGGCGCATGCGCGGGCTGCTGCGCGACCGCTCGGGGGAGGAGTCGGAACGCGCCGGGGCCGAGATCGCGGACCGACTCGAGAGGACGGCGGCCTGGGCGCGGGCCTCGACCGTGGCTGTCTACGCGAATCTGCCCGGCGAGGTCGCGACGGACACGCTGATCTCGAGCGCCTGGCGCGGCGGGAAGCGCGTTCTCCTTCCGCGCGTCGCCGGTGCGGGGCAGCTCGCCTTCGCGGAGCACCCGGTCGACGCGTCGCTCGTCACGGGGGCGTTCGGTGTGTCGGAGCCGCCGCCCACGGCGCCGCCGGTGGATCTCGTGGACGCGGATCTGGTCCTCGTTCCGGGACTCGCCTTCGACCGTCACGGCGGGCGCCTGGGGCGGGGGAGGGGCTACTATGATCGCGCCCTCGCGACGCTCGGCCGTTCGGGGGTGCGCGACGTCGCGACCGAACGCGACCCGGCGGTGCCGCGCACGATCGGCGTCGCCTTCGACCTTCAGCTCGTCGAGACGGTGCCCATGGACGTGCGC contains these protein-coding regions:
- a CDS encoding cell division protein ZapA produces the protein MSDESKSSSVVAVRIAGHEYKIRSDGDPDGLKEIAGYVDRAMARVRERTGTVDTFDVAVLTCLNLAREILALREARTPEGSTAIEDDKLRSLIENVEAALLVQPMTDAVEETAPATAERGATTLELPSFESLRERDDGEAAAADLEAPRVAAGGRDRAS
- a CDS encoding 5-formyltetrahydrofolate cyclo-ligase, coding for MSPARNDEKAELRRRMRGLLRDRSGEESERAGAEIADRLERTAAWARASTVAVYANLPGEVATDTLISSAWRGGKRVLLPRVAGAGQLAFAEHPVDASLVTGAFGVSEPPPTAPPVDLVDADLVLVPGLAFDRHGGRLGRGRGYYDRALATLGRSGVRDVATERDPAVPRTIGVAFDLQLVETVPMDVRDVRLEAVVTPSAMHIVDRPAT